The following are encoded together in the Bacteroidales bacterium MB20-C3-3 genome:
- a CDS encoding ion transporter, with translation MEINKVDLFRVIFHSDTKRGRRFDIALIWTIIASITIAILDSLPDLHPALNLIFYILEWLFTILFTAEYILRIYISPKPYKYIFSFWGIVDIIAILPTYTSLIFFGYQYLLVVRVLRLLRIFRVLRLMKFYSEALYLIRALKTSFFKISIFLSVILALVIVLGSIMYVVEGGNNGFTSIPQSIYWAIITITTVGYGDIVPVTVVGKIISSLIMLMGYSIIAVPTGILTVEMSRSETKKRLCENCGNVLEQNHNYCSKCGSSVKEREETLNS, from the coding sequence ATGGAAATTAACAAGGTAGATTTATTCAGAGTAATATTCCATAGTGATACAAAAAGGGGAAGAAGATTTGACATAGCCCTTATTTGGACAATAATTGCAAGTATTACCATAGCCATCTTGGACAGCCTCCCGGATCTCCATCCTGCACTTAACCTAATATTTTATATTCTGGAGTGGCTTTTTACAATTCTTTTTACAGCAGAATATATTTTGAGGATTTATATTTCACCCAAACCATACAAGTACATCTTTAGCTTCTGGGGAATAGTAGACATAATTGCTATTTTGCCTACATATACCAGCCTTATATTCTTTGGTTACCAGTATCTTCTGGTTGTTCGCGTCCTAAGACTCCTCAGGATTTTCAGGGTTTTAAGATTAATGAAATTCTACTCAGAGGCCCTCTACCTGATAAGGGCCCTTAAGACTAGTTTTTTTAAAATCAGTATATTCCTTTCTGTAATTTTAGCCCTTGTAATTGTTCTTGGATCAATTATGTATGTTGTTGAGGGGGGAAATAATGGCTTTACCAGTATACCCCAAAGTATATACTGGGCAATAATCACAATTACTACTGTAGGATACGGGGATATTGTTCCGGTGACTGTTGTTGGGAAGATAATATCTTCACTTATAATGCTTATGGGTTATTCCATAATTGCTGTACCTACCGGAATATTGACAGTAGAGATGTCCCGGAGCGAGACTAAGAAGAGACTTTGTGAAAATTGCGGGAATGTGCTTGAACAGAACCACAACTACTGTAGCAAATGTGGTTCATCAGTAAAGGAGAGAGAGGAGACTCTCAACAGTTGA
- a CDS encoding MATE family efflux transporter gives MERKGLPTSLGTESVWKLLLQYAIPSVIAMTASSLYNITDSIFIGQGVGALAISGLAISFPLMNLSAAFGTLVGAGAANLISLRLGQKDYTSANKILGNVVSLTTILGVSYTLGILFFLDPILIFFGASSDTLPFAKEYMLIITLGNVVTHMYFGLNALMRSSGFPAKSMYATIASVLINAVLTPIFIYGLDMGIRGAAVATVLSQIILLTWQVKFFSDKSNFLHFKREHLKIDSKIVKDTMSIGLAPFLMNAVSSVIVILINHALVKHGGDLAVGAYGIMNRIAMLFGMVVMGLNMGMQPIAGYNYGAGLYHRVNKVLKHTIVLATIVISIGFLIGELIPRQAAQLFTSDEKLLDLTVQGMRIAFAAFPIIGFQMVSSNFFQSIGKPGKAIYMSLSRQVIFLIPAVLILPNFFGIAGVWMSLPVADTLAAVNSAFLLAIHFKKNKS, from the coding sequence ATGGAAAGGAAAGGTTTGCCTACATCGCTTGGCACAGAGAGTGTGTGGAAATTATTGCTACAGTACGCAATACCATCTGTTATTGCAATGACTGCATCCTCACTTTATAACATAACTGACAGCATTTTTATCGGGCAGGGGGTTGGTGCTTTGGCTATATCAGGGTTAGCCATATCCTTCCCGCTGATGAATCTCTCTGCAGCATTTGGTACCCTGGTGGGAGCGGGCGCAGCCAATCTTATATCTTTGAGGCTTGGACAAAAAGACTACACTAGTGCAAACAAAATTTTAGGCAATGTGGTCTCTTTGACAACTATACTTGGTGTATCTTATACATTGGGAATACTCTTTTTTCTTGACCCCATTTTGATTTTTTTTGGAGCCAGCAGTGATACTTTGCCATTCGCTAAGGAGTATATGCTTATCATAACTTTGGGCAATGTTGTCACTCACATGTACTTTGGTCTGAATGCACTTATGAGGTCCAGCGGATTTCCAGCTAAATCAATGTATGCAACTATTGCTTCAGTGTTGATTAATGCTGTACTAACTCCAATTTTTATATACGGACTTGATATGGGGATAAGAGGTGCTGCTGTTGCAACAGTTCTATCTCAGATAATTCTATTAACATGGCAGGTTAAATTTTTCTCTGACAAGAGTAATTTTTTGCATTTTAAGAGGGAGCATTTAAAAATTGACAGCAAAATTGTAAAAGATACAATGTCAATAGGGCTGGCTCCATTTCTGATGAATGCGGTGTCTAGTGTTATTGTTATTCTCATTAATCACGCACTTGTTAAACATGGTGGGGACCTTGCCGTGGGAGCCTATGGAATAATGAACAGAATTGCAATGCTTTTTGGAATGGTTGTAATGGGGCTGAATATGGGGATGCAGCCTATTGCAGGATACAATTACGGGGCAGGTTTGTATCACAGGGTAAATAAAGTTCTTAAGCACACAATTGTTCTGGCAACAATTGTTATTTCTATTGGTTTTCTTATTGGAGAGTTAATTCCCAGACAAGCCGCACAACTGTTCACAAGCGACGAAAAACTTTTAGATTTGACTGTTCAGGGGATGAGAATTGCCTTTGCGGCATTCCCTATAATCGGCTTTCAAATGGTATCGTCAAATTTTTTCCAGAGTATTGGAAAGCCCGGGAAGGCTATATATATGTCACTCTCCAGACAGGTGATTTTCCTGATTCCTGCTGTGTTGATTCTTCCAAATTTTTTTGGGATAGCCGGTGTCTGGATGAGTCTTCCTGTTGCTGATACCCTTGCGGCTGTGAATTCTGCATTTTTGCTGGCAATACATTTTAAAAAAAATAAATCATGA
- a CDS encoding 1-acyl-sn-glycerol-3-phosphate acyltransferase, with amino-acid sequence MIKKYIDIEKALRERKKGFLKHLPGWIIRILSRIVHEDELNIILNKYSHLSGAEFLKALLEEFQIKIEAEGLENLPESRKCFFAANHPFGFADGLVLTSIVSGKYGTLKAIANDSFRFIPQLNDFVVAVNVFDGSSKAYLKAIEETYAMDVAITHFPAGIVSRRHHGKIQDLPWQKSFITKAIAHKRDIVPFHFHGTNSKLFYRINNVRKFFGIEANIELMLLPHEIFLKKGKTIKVTIGKPISWETFDKSKSAYEWAQEVRAITYNLGE; translated from the coding sequence ATGATAAAAAAATACATTGATATTGAGAAAGCACTTAGAGAGAGAAAAAAAGGCTTTCTCAAACATCTCCCCGGTTGGATTATCCGAATACTGAGCAGGATTGTCCATGAGGATGAGCTAAACATAATCCTAAATAAATATTCTCATCTCAGTGGTGCCGAATTTCTCAAAGCTCTCCTGGAGGAGTTTCAGATAAAAATAGAGGCAGAGGGGTTAGAGAATCTGCCCGAAAGCAGAAAGTGCTTTTTTGCTGCAAACCATCCATTTGGTTTCGCTGACGGACTTGTTCTCACAAGTATTGTATCGGGAAAATACGGAACGCTAAAGGCCATAGCAAATGACTCTTTCAGGTTCATTCCCCAGCTAAACGACTTTGTAGTAGCCGTGAATGTCTTTGACGGATCTTCCAAGGCATACCTGAAAGCAATTGAAGAGACATACGCAATGGATGTTGCGATTACTCACTTTCCTGCCGGTATTGTATCAAGAAGGCATCACGGGAAAATCCAGGATCTTCCCTGGCAAAAAAGCTTTATTACCAAAGCCATTGCACACAAAAGAGATATCGTTCCCTTTCACTTTCACGGAACAAATTCAAAGCTGTTTTACAGAATTAATAATGTAAGAAAGTTCTTTGGTATTGAAGCAAATATAGAATTAATGCTTCTTCCTCACGAAATTTTCCTGAAAAAGGGCAAGACAATCAAGGTAACAATAGGGAAACCAATTTCCTGGGAGACCTTTGACAAATCAAAATCTGCTTATGAATGGGCTCAGGAGGTAAGAGCCATAACATATAATCTTGGAGAATGA
- a CDS encoding GH92 family glycosyl hydrolase, with amino-acid sequence MNFLILAAALFLFQGESDKRLTGYVNPFIGTEKMGHTYPGATLPFGMVQLSPDTDTISYSVNGTYNKDVYKYCAGYQYSDSTIVGFSHTHFSGTGHSDLGDVLIMPTTGILQLNPGRAEKHKDGFRSLFNHKNETAEPGYYSVMLDDYGIKAELTATTRVGIHKYTFPKSDNAHVILDLVHGIYNYPGKNIWTFLRVENETTITGYRQTNGWGRTRTQYFAIKFSKPFKNYGYKSFSGEQIYKGFWRKFNQESNFPEMAAPQLRAYFDFNTDEGEVILLRVALSPVSTRNALLNLEQEAPHKDFNLYRKRASDIWERELGKIEVETEREDDLINFYTSLYHAFIGTTEYMDVNGEYRGIDQNVYKAEKHTNYTTLSLWDTYRALHPLFNIIQHKRNSDIMNSMLAHYDQSVHKMLPVWSHHANENWCMIGYHSVSLIADAMVKNITGFDYEKAVTASVATAKNKYYDGLEEYITRGYVPEDKSGNSVSKTLEYAYDDWAIAMMAEKVGNAGVFNEFIIRSRYFKNLFDKESGFMRPKLSDGSFKKEFDPLDTHGQGFIEGNAWNYSLYVPHAPDELVKLMGGKKRFANYLDTLFSMHLPDKYFEKTEDITRDGIIGSYVHGNEPSHHVAYLYNLTDDKWKGERHIRNILDTKYKPYPDGLSGNDDCGQMSAWYIFSSMGFYPVAPGSTFYYLGSPLLISATINLENGNKFRIETTNNSVNNVYVKRVILNGETLDFPFISHYDIMRGGLMVFEMSSKPH; translated from the coding sequence ATGAATTTTTTAATACTGGCAGCTGCACTGTTTTTGTTTCAGGGCGAATCTGATAAGCGACTTACCGGATATGTAAATCCGTTCATAGGTACTGAGAAAATGGGGCACACCTATCCGGGTGCAACACTTCCGTTTGGAATGGTTCAATTGAGTCCTGATACAGATACTATTAGCTATTCAGTTAACGGGACCTACAACAAGGATGTTTATAAATACTGCGCGGGCTATCAATATAGTGACTCAACAATTGTTGGATTTAGCCACACACATTTTAGCGGTACAGGCCACTCTGATCTTGGGGATGTTCTCATTATGCCTACCACAGGTATATTACAATTAAACCCTGGGAGAGCTGAAAAACACAAAGATGGCTTCAGGTCGCTTTTCAACCATAAAAACGAAACGGCCGAACCCGGGTATTACAGTGTTATGCTTGATGACTACGGGATTAAAGCAGAACTTACTGCTACAACCAGAGTAGGCATTCATAAATACACCTTTCCAAAATCAGATAATGCACATGTGATATTAGATCTTGTTCATGGCATATACAACTATCCGGGAAAGAACATATGGACGTTTCTCAGAGTAGAAAATGAGACAACAATAACAGGATACAGACAGACCAACGGCTGGGGAAGAACCCGTACTCAGTATTTTGCAATAAAATTTTCAAAACCCTTTAAAAACTACGGCTACAAATCCTTTTCCGGAGAACAGATTTATAAAGGATTCTGGAGAAAGTTCAACCAGGAGAGCAATTTCCCGGAGATGGCAGCTCCTCAGCTTAGAGCCTATTTTGATTTTAATACAGATGAGGGGGAGGTGATTTTGCTTAGAGTTGCACTTTCACCTGTAAGTACCAGAAATGCCCTTTTGAACCTTGAACAGGAGGCGCCACACAAAGATTTTAATCTTTACAGAAAGAGAGCTTCTGATATTTGGGAGCGAGAGCTTGGAAAGATTGAGGTAGAGACAGAGAGAGAAGATGACCTTATTAACTTCTACACTTCACTCTATCACGCATTTATCGGCACAACAGAGTATATGGATGTGAATGGAGAGTACAGGGGTATTGACCAGAATGTTTACAAGGCAGAGAAACACACAAACTACACAACACTTTCATTATGGGATACATACAGAGCCTTACACCCTCTTTTTAATATAATTCAACATAAGAGAAACTCTGACATTATGAACTCAATGCTTGCACATTACGACCAGAGCGTTCATAAAATGTTACCTGTATGGTCACACCACGCTAATGAAAACTGGTGTATGATTGGTTATCACTCCGTTTCTCTGATTGCAGATGCCATGGTAAAAAACATAACAGGATTTGACTACGAAAAGGCGGTTACAGCCTCTGTAGCCACAGCAAAGAACAAATACTATGATGGCCTGGAAGAGTACATTACCAGGGGATATGTACCTGAAGACAAGAGTGGCAACTCTGTTTCAAAAACTTTGGAATATGCTTACGATGACTGGGCAATTGCCATGATGGCGGAGAAAGTTGGAAACGCAGGAGTTTTTAATGAATTTATAATTCGTTCAAGGTATTTCAAAAATCTCTTTGACAAAGAGAGCGGCTTTATGAGGCCAAAATTATCAGACGGAAGTTTCAAAAAAGAGTTTGATCCTCTTGACACTCACGGACAGGGATTTATTGAAGGAAATGCATGGAATTACTCCCTTTATGTACCTCATGCCCCGGATGAACTTGTTAAACTGATGGGTGGTAAAAAGAGATTCGCAAACTACCTGGATACTCTTTTTTCAATGCACCTTCCGGACAAATATTTTGAAAAGACTGAAGATATTACCAGAGATGGAATTATAGGCTCCTACGTTCATGGTAATGAACCATCTCACCATGTCGCATATCTCTACAACCTTACTGACGACAAATGGAAGGGAGAGAGGCATATCAGAAATATTTTAGATACAAAATATAAACCTTATCCTGATGGACTGAGTGGAAATGACGATTGTGGGCAGATGAGCGCCTGGTACATTTTCAGTTCTATGGGATTTTACCCTGTTGCTCCGGGTAGTACTTTTTATTATCTGGGAAGCCCGTTGCTCATATCTGCTACAATCAATCTTGAAAACGGAAACAAGTTCAGGATTGAGACCACAAATAACTCCGTGAACAATGTGTATGTAAAAAGGGTTATACTTAATGGTGAAACGCTGGATTTTCCATTTATCTCCCACTATGATATAATGCGTGGAGGTCTGATGGTATTTGAGATGAGCAGCAAGCCACATTAA
- a CDS encoding DUF6544 family protein yields the protein MKKQYNKSVLEGLNRIQRPNEILKESDLKQIPPVVAKYINFTGAVGRPVASHFFMKTSGKIRGNPDEPWMKFKSEQYNFTDLYERFFYIKAIKSGIPAYGLHSLKNGKATMKIKLLGLFSLIDTEGTEMDQSETVTFFNDMCMLAPCTLTDPNIEWDIIDDYNVMARFKGPSTISAKLTFHKDGRLIDFRSEDRYELIGGKSYRLLPWRTPVSEYGTFHGLTLPKRAEAIYERPDGDFTYITLNLDDIILNPLL from the coding sequence GTGAAAAAGCAATACAATAAATCAGTATTGGAAGGATTAAACAGAATCCAAAGACCAAATGAAATTTTAAAAGAGTCTGATTTGAAACAGATTCCACCTGTTGTGGCAAAATATATAAACTTTACCGGAGCAGTTGGCCGTCCAGTTGCAAGTCACTTTTTCATGAAGACAAGTGGCAAAATTCGCGGGAATCCTGACGAACCATGGATGAAATTTAAATCTGAACAATACAACTTTACAGATTTATATGAGCGTTTCTTCTACATAAAAGCAATAAAGTCAGGCATACCTGCATATGGACTCCACTCATTAAAAAATGGCAAAGCAACAATGAAAATAAAACTTCTTGGTTTATTTTCTTTAATTGACACGGAGGGCACAGAGATGGATCAGAGCGAAACTGTTACATTTTTTAATGATATGTGTATGCTTGCCCCTTGTACATTGACTGACCCCAATATTGAGTGGGATATTATAGACGATTATAATGTAATGGCCAGGTTTAAAGGCCCCTCAACTATTTCTGCAAAGCTCACTTTTCATAAAGATGGCAGGCTAATTGACTTCAGAAGCGAAGATAGATATGAATTAATCGGCGGAAAAAGTTACAGACTCCTTCCCTGGAGAACTCCTGTCAGCGAGTACGGAACATTTCACGGGCTAACACTCCCAAAGAGGGCGGAGGCAATTTATGAAAGGCCCGATGGGGACTTTACATACATAACACTTAATCTTGATGATATAATTCTTAACCCTCTGTTATAA
- a CDS encoding oxidoreductase, translating into MKNNWTTENIGSLEGKTIIITGGSSGIGLEAARVLSSKGANVIIAVRNLEKGESAAREIKEVYPKAIIEVMHIELSDLESVKKFAETFALKYSRLDILINNAGVMVPPLKLTKQGYELQFGTNHLAHFALTGLLLPLMKDIPGSRVVTVSSIAARGGKIHYDNLDAKKGYGAFKFYSQSKYANLLFGKRLDIILKGRPCQTKSIVCHPGVSATNLTSRGSGKPSPGILSWGFRLVGQPAHMGALPTLFAATEPNLKGGELIGPDGWDNWRGYPAVSNDMNRYYKESVAEKLFNISTEITGIAI; encoded by the coding sequence ATGAAAAACAATTGGACGACAGAGAATATTGGTTCACTGGAAGGAAAAACTATAATTATTACAGGAGGCTCAAGCGGTATAGGACTTGAAGCGGCCAGGGTTTTATCCTCTAAAGGGGCAAATGTTATTATTGCAGTAAGAAATCTGGAGAAAGGAGAGTCAGCTGCAAGAGAGATTAAAGAAGTATACCCTAAAGCTATTATTGAAGTAATGCACATTGAACTTTCTGATTTGGAGAGTGTAAAAAAATTTGCAGAGACATTCGCGCTTAAATATTCAAGGCTTGATATTTTAATCAATAATGCCGGAGTAATGGTTCCTCCCCTTAAACTTACCAAACAGGGATACGAACTTCAATTTGGAACAAATCACCTTGCCCATTTTGCTCTCACAGGACTACTTTTACCTCTGATGAAAGATATACCCGGTTCAAGAGTAGTCACTGTAAGCAGTATAGCGGCAAGAGGGGGCAAAATTCACTATGACAACCTGGATGCAAAAAAAGGATACGGAGCATTTAAGTTTTACAGTCAGAGCAAGTATGCCAACCTCCTTTTTGGAAAGAGGCTGGATATTATTTTAAAAGGGAGACCATGCCAGACTAAAAGCATTGTATGTCATCCCGGAGTTTCTGCTACAAATCTTACCTCCAGAGGTTCCGGCAAACCATCTCCGGGAATTCTTTCTTGGGGATTCAGACTGGTGGGACAACCTGCGCATATGGGGGCGCTCCCTACCCTGTTTGCAGCAACAGAACCAAATCTTAAAGGAGGTGAACTAATTGGTCCTGATGGTTGGGATAACTGGAGAGGATACCCGGCCGTTTCAAACGATATGAACAGATATTACAAAGAATCAGTTGCTGAAAAACTATTTAATATTTCAACAGAGATAACAGGTATAGCAATTTAA
- a CDS encoding aspartate/glutamate racemase family protein — protein MKTIGMIGGMSWESSVVYYQLVNKRVRELLGGDYSCKSVMYTVDFDEIVKLQHKEEWDKLDRLMADAAVRCQKAGADIIVLCTNTMHLCKDAIEKSISVPFLHIAHATAEAISLYELTKVALLGTKFTMEKDFYKREIEENYDINVIVPDSGDRDIIHGIIYQELIKGIISEESRDRFKVIINSLKEQGAEGVILGCTEIPLLIREGDVDIPIFDTTKIHAYKAVDFAIKDN, from the coding sequence ATGAAAACTATTGGAATGATTGGAGGAATGAGCTGGGAGTCATCTGTTGTCTATTATCAGCTTGTAAACAAAAGAGTACGTGAACTCCTTGGCGGCGATTACTCCTGCAAAAGTGTAATGTACACTGTTGATTTTGATGAAATAGTTAAACTTCAGCATAAAGAGGAGTGGGATAAACTAGATAGGCTTATGGCCGATGCTGCCGTCAGGTGTCAAAAGGCAGGTGCAGATATAATAGTTCTTTGCACTAATACAATGCACCTGTGCAAAGATGCTATAGAAAAAAGTATATCGGTACCATTTTTGCACATAGCCCACGCCACTGCAGAGGCAATATCTTTATACGAACTTACGAAAGTTGCTCTGCTTGGTACAAAATTCACTATGGAGAAAGATTTCTACAAGAGGGAAATAGAAGAGAATTATGATATTAATGTTATTGTTCCAGATTCCGGTGACAGAGACATTATTCATGGAATTATTTACCAAGAGCTCATAAAAGGTATTATTTCAGAAGAGTCAAGGGATAGATTTAAGGTAATTATAAACAGCCTTAAGGAACAGGGTGCTGAGGGGGTAATACTGGGTTGTACAGAAATTCCTCTTTTAATAAGAGAAGGTGATGTTGATATTCCCATTTTTGACACAACTAAAATTCATGCATACAAAGCCGTTGACTTCGCAATAAAAGATAATTAA
- a CDS encoding chromate transporter, which yields MTSLKEISLLFLKLGSISFGGPAAHIAMMEDEVVRKRGWMSHQHFLDLVGATNLIPGPNSTEMTMHCGYEQRGWKGLFVAGASFIAPAVLITGIIAWLYQLYGTLPDAEKYIYGIKPAVIAIIANAAIPLGKKAFKNITLIFLGLAVLIATLFGINEIYALFAAGAAGVLLYFGKSAKEKTLSIVPGLQIFLLFFKTGALLYGSGYVLFAFLDAELVATGLLSREVLIDSVAAGQFTPGPVLSTATFIGWQMGGITGSLLATLGIFLPSFLFVALLNPLLPRLKKSKIFSAFLEAVNAASVAVIITVCIKMGMDALTDWKSTIIAVLSMSSLLYFKKLNSAFIVLGGALAGYLLYFI from the coding sequence ATGACATCACTTAAGGAGATATCTCTTCTTTTCCTTAAACTGGGATCAATATCATTTGGTGGTCCTGCTGCACATATTGCTATGATGGAGGACGAGGTTGTAAGAAAAAGAGGGTGGATGTCACACCAACATTTTCTTGATTTAGTAGGCGCTACCAATCTCATTCCCGGCCCCAATTCTACAGAGATGACTATGCATTGCGGCTATGAACAGAGAGGATGGAAAGGGCTGTTTGTTGCAGGAGCTTCTTTTATCGCACCTGCCGTTTTAATAACCGGAATAATTGCATGGTTATATCAATTATATGGTACATTACCTGATGCTGAGAAATATATTTACGGGATTAAGCCGGCTGTAATTGCAATCATAGCTAATGCTGCAATACCTCTTGGAAAAAAAGCATTCAAAAACATAACTTTAATTTTCCTTGGATTAGCTGTTCTAATAGCCACCCTTTTTGGAATTAACGAAATTTACGCCCTTTTTGCAGCAGGCGCAGCAGGAGTCCTCTTATATTTTGGAAAGAGTGCCAAAGAGAAGACTCTTTCGATAGTTCCCGGATTGCAGATTTTTTTGCTATTCTTTAAGACCGGTGCTCTGCTGTACGGAAGCGGATATGTCCTCTTTGCATTTCTTGATGCCGAACTTGTTGCAACAGGCCTACTCTCCAGAGAGGTGCTTATTGACTCCGTAGCAGCCGGTCAATTCACACCCGGCCCTGTCCTCTCCACAGCCACATTTATTGGATGGCAAATGGGAGGTATAACCGGTTCTCTCCTTGCTACACTAGGTATCTTCCTACCCTCTTTCCTTTTTGTTGCCCTTCTTAATCCTCTTTTACCGAGGCTCAAAAAATCAAAAATTTTCTCGGCCTTTCTTGAAGCAGTAAATGCAGCCTCGGTGGCTGTAATTATTACTGTATGTATAAAAATGGGAATGGACGCTCTGACGGACTGGAAGAGCACAATTATTGCAGTTCTTTCAATGTCCTCTCTTCTTTATTTTAAAAAATTAAACAGTGCGTTTATAGTGTTGGGAGGGGCTTTAGCCGGTTACCTTCTCTATTTTATATGA
- a CDS encoding DUF2007-related protein — MEDKTNSAEVFAGTGWQAEMVRNLLENEGIPSFLKNEIIGTILPFGTSPGGVGAVKVIVSEEFKERAMAIVDEYNENLKEED; from the coding sequence ATGGAAGACAAAACTAATAGTGCTGAAGTATTTGCCGGTACCGGCTGGCAGGCCGAAATGGTCAGAAATCTATTGGAAAACGAGGGCATACCATCTTTTCTAAAGAATGAAATTATTGGCACCATTCTACCGTTTGGAACATCTCCCGGGGGAGTTGGAGCTGTTAAAGTTATTGTTTCGGAAGAGTTTAAAGAGAGAGCAATGGCTATTGTAGACGAATACAATGAGAATCTAAAAGAGGAGGATTAG
- a CDS encoding cytidylate kinase-like family protein, with protein MKDHFCITIGRELGSGGRRIGELVAAKLGISFYDKELLSLASKESGLEKGFFEKADERQAWSLFGITEYYSLNPLSGESLFVIQSDVIKTLSEEKSCLFVGRCADYVLKDYSRRLDVFITADEVDRVSAISDKMDISREKAKSVIEKTDKQRRSYYNYFTNKHWGNANSYHICINSSLMGAEATANFICEIAKKRFGV; from the coding sequence ATGAAAGATCATTTTTGCATAACCATTGGAAGAGAGCTTGGCAGTGGAGGCAGAAGGATTGGCGAGCTTGTTGCTGCTAAGTTGGGAATATCTTTCTACGACAAAGAGCTGCTAAGTTTAGCATCAAAAGAGAGTGGCCTTGAGAAGGGCTTTTTTGAAAAAGCCGATGAGAGACAGGCGTGGTCTCTTTTTGGGATAACGGAGTACTACTCACTGAACCCTTTGAGCGGAGAGTCACTTTTTGTAATTCAAAGCGATGTAATTAAAACCTTGTCAGAGGAAAAATCTTGTCTTTTTGTGGGAAGATGTGCCGATTATGTGTTAAAGGACTATTCAAGAAGGCTTGATGTTTTTATTACAGCAGATGAGGTTGACAGAGTCTCTGCTATATCAGATAAAATGGATATATCCAGAGAGAAGGCAAAGTCTGTTATTGAAAAGACTGACAAACAAAGAAGGTCCTATTATAACTATTTCACTAATAAACATTGGGGTAATGCAAACTCTTACCATATCTGTATAAACTCATCATTAATGGGTGCAGAGGCAACTGCGAATTTTATTTGCGAAATAGCAAAAAAGAGGTTTGGGGTTTAA
- a CDS encoding cation:proton antiporter, which translates to MTSAIIITFCVLLLIAYLFDVTSSRTKIPSVILLLVLGWLLKEISHIFKISIPDISFSLPLLGTIGLILIVLDGTLELEIEKGKLRSIAQPLIGSLFSVIFLSVLLSFLFMKLGAADFRSALLYAVPFSIISSAIAIPSTRSMCRENREFVVYDTSFSDILGVVIFSYLAYSSSFSIGSVTFFIAQIIFMIFISVAASAGLSYLLGRMRHQIKFIPIILLIMLIYSLAELYHLPALIFILIFGLTIANLQRLTKLPLISKFFFGSIEKEVTRFKEINAEATFLIRSLFFLVFGFMIETSEILDPGTLKLAFFIVFIILTIRAFQLKITGNKLFPLLFIVPRGLITILLFMSITTANKIPFITENLILQIIVISSALMILGTATVKKVNSDT; encoded by the coding sequence ATGACCTCCGCAATTATCATAACATTCTGCGTTCTTCTGTTAATCGCGTATCTTTTTGATGTAACATCATCCAGAACAAAGATTCCGTCAGTAATTCTTTTGCTCGTTCTGGGGTGGCTTCTCAAGGAGATATCACATATATTCAAAATTTCAATTCCGGATATATCTTTTTCATTGCCCCTGTTAGGAACAATAGGACTTATACTCATAGTCCTGGATGGGACACTTGAACTTGAAATTGAAAAAGGCAAATTAAGATCAATCGCACAACCGTTGATTGGGTCTCTCTTTTCAGTAATTTTTCTTTCTGTGCTACTCTCTTTTCTATTTATGAAACTTGGTGCTGCAGATTTCAGGAGCGCATTGCTTTACGCTGTCCCGTTCAGCATAATCAGCAGTGCCATAGCAATTCCGAGTACACGATCTATGTGCAGAGAGAACAGGGAGTTTGTAGTTTATGACACAAGTTTTTCAGACATATTAGGCGTAGTAATATTTTCATATCTGGCCTACAGCAGCTCCTTCTCTATTGGATCAGTAACCTTTTTTATTGCACAGATAATCTTTATGATATTCATCTCTGTTGCTGCTTCTGCCGGTTTATCATACCTGTTGGGAAGAATGAGGCATCAAATAAAATTTATCCCCATCATTCTACTTATAATGCTTATTTATTCGCTTGCAGAACTTTATCATCTTCCTGCGCTAATATTTATTCTGATTTTTGGCCTTACAATAGCCAACCTTCAGAGACTAACTAAATTACCGCTGATATCAAAATTTTTCTTTGGCTCAATAGAGAAGGAGGTAACAAGATTCAAAGAGATAAATGCAGAGGCTACCTTTCTGATAAGATCCCTCTTTTTTCTGGTATTTGGGTTTATGATAGAGACTTCAGAGATTCTTGATCCCGGGACTCTGAAACTTGCATTCTTTATAGTTTTCATAATTCTTACCATCAGAGCTTTTCAATTAAAAATTACCGGCAACAAATTATTCCCTCTTCTTTTTATTGTCCCAAGAGGATTAATAACAATTCTTCTTTTTATGTCAATTACCACTGCCAATAAAATCCCATTCATTACTGAAAATTTAATACTTCAGATAATAGTGATTTCCTCAGCCCTTATGATTCTGGGGACAGCAACCGTTAAAAAAGTGAACTCAGATACTTGA